The DNA region TCTTTTATCAATGATTCTAAACAATCTATTCTTGTTTCTGCCTGTTACAGCTGAGGAATTACAGGTCAACGGGATTAATCGTGGCTGTTGAAGCTGACAAAATTCCAACATTTCGTCAAGAATTAGCTTCTCTAATAAATGAAACCTGAAGGCATCGACAAGGCTACtggataatttattatatgataGAATCTTAATACTTTCATGAGACATGCATTTTTACGCAGattgaattctttttgcaagGGTTTGAGCTgccaaattttgaaattttgttttttaattttctatgatCCCTTTTGTTCTGCAATGACTATTGCCAAGACAACTTTCCCCTTCCTGATTTTGTTCGTATGCCTTTCTCTTTCTGGGTTTCTCCCTTAGCGAACCTGCATAATAGTATGTGCTGCGAGGCAAGGCATTGATTTGATTGTGAATATCACTATTCATTCAAAACAgagaaaattagtttttttttatttgtaggaaTTACTAAACTAAAGAATAGTCATACGACAAGAATTAGTGTAATCAGCTCTTTGGTTGTCATATGACAAGGAAAAAATATACTCTCTTAAATTGTttcaaatagaaacaaaaatttaattagatagcAGTGAAAGtgtaaacaatttaattaagattaaaaaattaaattcactcAAATATGCAATGACCAATAATGATAATTGAATAATAGTAATTTAATGGTTAATTTATTAGCTTGAGATCTGTgtatggataattttttttcaattaaaaattccaaaaattatgctaaaaaatatcaaagaatcttttcaattttaaataatcttTACCATAAAAATCCCATTTCAAATCTTAAATCgtgaaaataaatatcatttaccagaaaaaataaaaaaacaccgGTTTAGTGTTGTATCTTAACCTTTGTCTTGAACTTGGCATCTAGAAAAAATGATTCTTTTATTCAACTCTAGAATGATATATGCGATACATGTTGAACACCCCATTAACGTGCAAGTGCTACATAACAGGTCATTTGTCAAGTTATGAAGACCATTGTGTGAAATGTTCAAATCCATACTCaaccaagaaaaaagaaaaagaaattcaaaaacTCTTTAAAGCATAAGCAATGCTTGAAAGCctagaaaaattaaaaccttAACTGATATTCCAAAAAAAAGCATATATGTTTGTAGTGATGAGATGAGGCTTAGTTTCTTCCATGCATGTAGTTAAAAAAATGAGGTTGAAGCATATTTGAATCATAAAAACCATTAAGTTCAAATCCTGGTGGTTGTCTTGGTTGATCTGGTAGGGTCTGGAAAGTTGCATCATATTGCAAGTGAGAAGGAAGATTTCTATTGTAGTAGGAGTTTTGATTTTTGTCAGATCCATCCTCCTTTAGTACTACACCCATTTTGGGATCACAATTAGCATCAACACCAACTTGATCAGCCCAATCCACCATTGTACTTTTTCCCATCAATTGCATACAACTTTTATCAAAATGGAACATAGAAGGTTGAGAACTTTGGCTAAGTTGAAATGGGTAAAATGCTACTTGGTTGTTATCACTAGGTGGGAAAAATTGTGTTTGAGACATGTTTTGCATACCTACATTTGAGGTCATGTAGGGAGTAAGTGTCTCAACTTTGTCTTTTCCCTTCTTTAACATATTCATCCTTTGACTACAAGCATCAAACTTAGCATCCAAAATACTAACAAACATCCTCAATTGTTCCTCTCCAAGAGTATTGTAAGAGTCATTCCAAGTTGGATACATGAGTTTGATCTTCTCTTTGTGCACTTTGGAAATCTCACCTtcaatctttttcattttgtcGTTAAAATACTCTTGCACACTATACACCTTAGGACATCTGTCACTAGTGGTGTTCTGATATTTTTGAATGACACGTTTTAACTCTCTTGAGTCTTGGTCTTGGGGCCATGTTTCAGGTTCATCAAGAAACTTGGGGGCATAGATAATTATACCAACATCAACCGCACAAAGAATGGAAAATTCATAAGCTTTCTTCAATAAtcctttctttctcttgttgaATGTTGTCTTGCGAGCTTTCTCCTTCTGAATGAGTTCCATAGGCATTCTTTCAAGACACATTTTCTGCATAATTAGTCACATTCAAATTcagtatatattatatatacaagtgtttagacaaatttattattattattgctatATAGCAATATTATGAGTCAAAACgtgaaaaatcaaaatcatttcataaaaaagggggaaaaacaaaggaaacaaaattataaaaaaaaacgtgAGTTCACAAAAATTCTAAGGATCAAGAATAAAAGTCAAAATCCAACAGGACACACAAAGGCCAAcatgaacaagaaaaaaaaaatataaccccATATGATAATGCATTAAAGTTTACCCGTATTCTAAGTAcgaaaaacatgattttataCTAATGATTGCACAAGAAACGaaaaattaagaacaaaaaCGGAATATTTTTTCGGAGAATCGGTGGAAAGGGGTACCTACTCTGGCTTTCGTTTCTTAAATTGGATTGGAAGAgtaattgtttcattttctaaTACGTATAatctaatttataatatgtgactgaataaaaataatgatagaggaatctatttttttacagaaataatTAACAGTGGATTCTAATTAGCatactttcttttttaatcagCAAATCGAGATCCAATTTCATTAAAAAGGTATAAGATATACCTCAGCCAATTACAAACAGTTAGTTTTTTCTTTCCCCCACTACACCCACCAGTCATGGTTACACAGCATTAATTGAAACAGAGCCATTAATAAGGGGTAACCAATCACAAAAGCATGCACCCATCACGCAAACAACAAAAGGAAAACTATGTATATACAGCATCAATGGACCAATTTCACCAAGAGCACCCAGACCATGTTTTCACGCGTAGCCAAACCATGGTAATGCCATCAACAGAATACCCCAGCAACTTAGTTTACCACCAAAAAGCAAGCCCCAGGATTAAGGTACCATTGCACATGTGAGTAGCTAAAACCACTAGAAAACCTCGATAGCCATTTCCACCCCATTAACATGAATTCCTGCCATAACTTCTCCTTCTCGAAAGGGCTTGTTATTAAAGATGCATATACACTAATTAATATTTGGCACCTAAGATCTCACATGACCCTAATTAACAAGTATatcttaaattcatttttttattacattttatgaAAACAGATAAAAAgttatttctaaaaataatcaGGAATAAAATTACGTATTAACTTAATTCTAAATAATAATCATGATTTgtttaagataaagataatcagggcatttcattcataatagCAGAGTAGATACATTGAGGAATATTATCAAACTTAGAGATGCCAGCACAAAAGCGAGTTGTCCTAGCTAGGGAGTGAATAACTTGGTTAGTTTGTCTTCTCACAAAACTCACTGTAGAGTTGAAAAATAAAGTTCTACACTTAGATACAATGTTATGATATTCTGAAGAACCTCTGAGGGAGCCATTTATTGAGTCTACAACAAGCTTAGAATGAAGCTCAAATATGATACTCTCTTTTCGCATTTGTGAAGTTCAACTAAGAGCATGGAAAGACCGCAGGCCTCTGCTTCCCTAGGATCTGAAATGCCCGATGAACAAACTGAATTGGCTTTGATGAAATTCTGTTATGATCCCACAGGCAAATACCAACATCATAGCTATTGGATGGATGAGCATCAACATTGCTCTTCCCGTATCCAGTTGGTGGTTTCGACCAAgaacattaatttaataataataatcatgatGTTATTCTTTACAATTGCATTAATTATGTATTATGTATTCTTTACAATTACATTAATTATGGGTAACATatcatgatatttttaatatattaatattaaatatacgtgtcaatggtatttttttttgtgaatacgTTTCAATGGTATAGTGATTAGTATACTAAAATTAGTATATTGTATTGTTAAATTATATACTAGCTAATTACTATTTGGCGCCTAAAATCCACTTAGGGACGTAAATATGTgcctatatatattaattaattgttggGAAATAAAACTAATTTCGTATATAAATTCATTCCAAGTGCTTTCTAATCAGGTAAGATTGTATTtgagtttttgaaaatatttttattgttaaagtataaaatcataatatatatcattaaCGAAAAAGAAGAAGTGctgaaagaaaaaatgttgtaaaaaaagaaatttttaatatCTCCTTTTTACCAAACTAGTAAaagaagaattttaatttccttcacaCTAGAATGTTGTGttaacaaagtttagaaaacatttttataaaaagcaaGGAAAGAGAACCatttaaagttaattatatattcttctaatcttattttattattttgtaggtCAAAAggtaataaacataatttaatatttttattcggtttcttattagattattttaattaggattaatgattttttttattatatttctctctttttagtgttataaaaatataaaatatatttattaattttaaataaatataataaaatttgtgaacaaataaaaggaattggattcattaaaaaaataaaaatagataaacgTAATTTATAGTATATCCTGGATGATGTGAGTCCACAAGAAATTGTGAAATGGGAAATGAGAGAAAGTGCAGTTTGCGCCTTGACTTGACTTGGGTCATTATACTCTACGGTATGATCTTTTGCTTAAATGCTACATTGGAGCATTTTATTGGTTATCTAGACTCCACGTGGGGTATGCACATGTGCTTATGGTGGGCATCAGTTTGCTAGATTGCTGCCGTCTGGTGTACTTCAAACTTCAAAGTCTGGCAGTACCATAAATACGATGCGTATTTATGATGTTGTTTAATGAAATTTCTTATTCGTATATATAGAGATTGAGagaatgtttttcattttcgaAACTTCTTTTGTTTGATATAGGCATAATTGAATCCGGTTCAAATCGATTTTATTATTAGattgattatataattaattgaagatGATTCGATCAAATTTAACCAATTAGCTACTGGATTCCAATTGGAATCCATGCAACTCaaccaattttataaaaaaatgtatcacCTTTATAATGCTATTTTGATGTCTCATTATCATccattattattttagattttgaaatatgaataaactcttCTTACTCAATTAATGTTagttgaatataattttaaatttttaatatacatcaggtcaaatcaaatcaagtcaATTACTAGCTCATTAATTAGATCATGATCTATTATCTTGACTAGATTGcagattttgtaatttttaaataattattattatcaacattttttattcttgattatgctattatttcaaattcaaatttaaattaaacatttttaaattttaaataatagtaaCTACTGCACTattagtattaaattaaattaaattgcattaattatattaaaaggaGAACACGTGACTTTTTTTCTCCATCTATGCATAAAATGGGAAATAAGAAATATATGTGTGTAACTTTAAAAGAgacaaatataatgaaaaaaaccattaatattaattaacataatctaacaagaaattaaataaaaatgttaaattttttttactacattttgaccaataaaatattttaaaaaaatctataattaactttaatatgttctttttactttttattttttaagttcatTTTCAAACTTTGTTTAACATGGCATTCTAGTGTTaaggaaattaaattttttttcttttacttgttTGGCATCAAggaaatactaaaaatatattttttaccctCCAAGTGCATAGTCTTCATTATCCTtcgttaattaataattatattatatatatatatatatatatatatatatatatatatatatattatgattttctatttttttaaaaatatttttcaaaaactcaaacacaaacttatatatattttaattttggtatactaccaatactttttatttttaggaatatttttttcattattcaccttatttaattcattttattatttttagtaattgttaagaaataaaaataatttaatttttatactgttCTGGACCTACAAGATACACTTATCAGGACGATATGATGTTCTAATACGTATACTAGCTCTCTATATCAGACATGACACATGACATTGTAGGAACACAAACACATTGTCCTTAGCAATTGGACTCCCAAATCGACAAGTTATTTTTAGTCACTTCATTATTTGAATGTCACAACCTCTTTACCACGTGTGATgtattcaattatttataagCTACAACATTAtctcttaattataattatctacTAACTATCATATAGACGCTAGTAATTATCTCTAACAATTCCTACAAACAACTCCCCTCTCTCACTTAAGTTTTAAGTGAGAGATGAgagttgtttaatttaattgttaggaaataaaaataatttaatttttatattgttctGGACCCACAAGATACATGTATCAAGACGATATGATGTTCCAATACGTATACTAGCTCTCTATATCAGACATGACACATGACATAGGAACACAGACACATTGTCCTTAGCTATTGGACTCCCAACtcgacaaattatttttaatcacttCATTATTTGAATGTCACAACCTTTTTATCACATGTCATgtattcaattatttataagCTACAACATTAtctcttaattataattatctacTAGCTATCATATAAACGCTAGTAATTATCTCTAACAATTCCTACAAACAACTTCCATCTCTCACTTAAGTTTTAAGTTTTATCGTCCTTTATTTTGCAAGCTCTACTCTTATCCCATTAACAAGGGTACTCTTAGTACAACTTGTGAGATAATGAGTCTGCTTATCATGTGTACCTTGACATTGGTTAGTTCCATTCCggtaagtataattttttatttaatttctttttaagattaagttaaataaagattaatgttttttttttatatttaaatcttttcaacttctaaaaaattaatactgTAACAATgtcatatatatacatttttactTCCTGAACATAATTTTATGAaacaatacaaaaacaaaaacagaatgaTATAATTGCGTAAATGAAGGAAATAATTGtccatttccttttttattttttattttaaatgttagtttctttttattagttgtttttaattatacGGTCTTGGATTGGTGCTTCTCTAActacaattataaaaattaatatcctgtcaagaatttttttaaaaaaatacatttattatttttaaaattgttatttagtTGAGTTTTTTAAACTAATATGGGAATGATTCGATACATAGTGGATAAATAGTAGAAGCAGATACACAGGAGATATAttaatgtttctttatttttttttgtgtgaatcaAGTATTTTTCAATcgaaattaatcattaattattctgaggtatTGATGTCGATTTAAGTTAATAGATActttttatcttataatttaaattattatttagttttaaatataaaatgaaatttatagatttaattttttattaaaaaatataattacgtaaaaatcagttttttttctcttcctaaagaaaaacatttacAGTATTCTGTATATTAATTAACACTAGGTATTATTTTGACCCCTTTTTTGGAGTGTAAGTGGCTCTTCGTCTGCACTTAGGTGGTATCTTTCTCTCTAAGCTTGTATTGTTTaacttgtgttgtgttgtgttgggGTTCTGTTCAATTCCGATGGATCTTCACGAAACCCCTCACAATTCTGGGATGAAGAAACGAAAACCGGAGCAGGTACCCCTTTCCACCAATTCACCGTAAAAATattcccttttttcttcttcattttccgTTCCTTGTATCACTCATGTTTGTCGGACTTATATTATGGGTAAAGGTTGTTGCTTTATCATATGGGCTTATGTTTTCGTTCTGTTCATGTTCGTCTTCTGTGCCCTTTTGGATTTTGACCCTTCATCCTCGATCGTCTGAATTTTGCAAGCTcacgttttttttctttcttttttgatgatttttttctccctttgttcttttggtcctcttctttttttatgaaaggattTTTACCTTCCTCGTTTTGGCTCATAAATT from Glycine soja cultivar W05 chromosome 8, ASM419377v2, whole genome shotgun sequence includes:
- the LOC114424272 gene encoding agamous-like MADS-box protein AGL82, with the protein product MCLERMPMELIQKEKARKTTFNKRKKGLLKKAYEFSILCAVDVGIIIYAPKFLDEPETWPQDQDSRELKRVIQKYQNTTSDRCPKVYSVQEYFNDKMKKIEGEISKVHKEKIKLMYPTWNDSYNTLGEEQLRMFVSILDAKFDACSQRMNMLKKGKDKVETLTPYMTSNVGMQNMSQTQFFPPSDNNQVAFYPFQLSQSSQPSMFHFDKSCMQLMGKSTMVDWADQVGVDANCDPKMGVVLKEDGSDKNQNSYYNRNLPSHLQYDATFQTLPDQPRQPPGFELNGFYDSNMLQPHFFNYMHGRN